Proteins encoded by one window of Hylaeus volcanicus isolate JK05 chromosome 7, UHH_iyHylVolc1.0_haploid, whole genome shotgun sequence:
- the LOC128879662 gene encoding protein gooseberry, with the protein MPHTGQAGVNQLGGVFVNGRPLPDCVRQRIVQLALVGVRPCDISRQLLVSHGCVSKILTRFYETGSIRPGSIGGSKTKQVATPTVVKKILRMKQEQPTMFAWEIREQLARQGACDPQSLPSVSSVNRILRGGGLHTDHAGIENGSPSTYASQVSPNVANREALMRTDYQLFYPGALGPLHISTTSGNTGAPSWNPSFYSSLYQATTLHLHHGMQTFTSLDVERLSEQNGATNQVELKSSSSSMAGSDDSLDKSDLDENTESQDHYKPFQNSPMILELGQKIGSDRSAFVRHSTSGSSGSPPPIATENQKSRIPGTGNEQSTASKETAVEEKPVQPQRKKNPYSIEELLKKDESKTTSKRPKLTNIGVVQPCGIVLNKEI; encoded by the exons GTCAAGCAGGCGTTAATCAATTGGGTGGTGTCTTTGTTAACGGAAGACCGTTGCCCGACTGCGTTCGGCAAAGAATAGTGCAACTCGCTTTGGTCGGTGTCAGACCTTGCGACATCTCGAGACAGCTTCTCGTCTCTCACGGATGTGTATCGAAGATCCTGACGAGATTCTACGAGACGGGGAGCATTCGACCAGGAAGCATCGGGGGAAGCAAAACGAAA cAAGTGGCCACCCCGACGGTCGTGAAGAAGATTCTACGAATGAAGCAAGAGCAACCGACCATGTTCGCCTGGGAAATTCGCGAGCAGCTCGCTCGACAAGGAGCCTGTGATCCGCAAAGCTTACCCTCTGTTTCGTCTGTGAATCGAATTCTGCGAGGGGGAGGTCTTCACACAGATCACGCGGGGATCGAGAATGGCTCTCCTAGCACGTACGCTTCACAGGTGTCGCCAAACGTTGCTAACAGAG AGGCGCTGATGAGAACAGACTACCAGCTATTTTATCCAGGAGCCCTGGGACCACTCCACATTTCCACCACTTCCGGTAACACCGGCGCACCATCTTGGAATCCAAGCTTCTACTCGTCCCTGTACCAAGCGACAACGCTGCACTTGCATCATGGAATGCAAACGTTCAC ATCTTTGGACGTGGAGCGTCTGTCCGAGCAAAATGGAGCGACGAACCAGGTCGAGCTCAAGTCCAGCTCGAGCTCCATGGCGGGCAGCGACGACTCCCTGGACAAGAGCGACCTGGACGAGAACACGGAGTCCCAGGACCACTACAAGCCCTTCCAGAATTCCCCGATGATACTAGAACTCGGCCAGAAGATCGGCAGCGACCGCAGCGCGTTCGTTAGACACAGTACATCGGGATCTTCTGGGAGTCCACCGCCGATCGCAACGGAAAATCAGAAGAGCAGGATTCCGGGGACAGGAAACGAACAGAGCACGGCGAGCAAAGAAACGGCGGTCGAAGAGAAGCCTGTGCAACCTCAGAGGAAGAAGAACCCGTACTCGATAGAGGAGCTCTTGAAGAAGGACGAGAGCAAAACCACCTCGAAGAGGCCGAAATTGACGAACATCGGCGTGGTACAACCCTGCGGGATCGTCCTCAACAAGGAGATCTGA